A window from Pyrococcus yayanosii CH1 encodes these proteins:
- a CDS encoding MFS transporter — MEAIENSRLNKFHYTLLVILGTVWAFIAVNTISAGFVIALLKNDPAFQGSLTKLGSLGSAALFGMLFGAWLFGYLADRIGRKKTLTLAVATFSLASTVSSFAGNLDALIILRFIVGLGLGGSLPVASSYFAEFMPKSVRGAMISVLESFWAIGTVIIGVVAILVKADWRGILLFGGAVILILPLLLTLPESPRYLLIRGRVKEAEETIRKALGVSVKLEAPKGERKASVGDLWRRYGKTTLMLTIAWFSIAFAYYGFFIWLPRFLSATLGITVFRSFQYFIITAIAQLPGYWSAAYLLERIGRKKTLSYYLLLSGIAGVGFYFAANSGNETAIVASAVAFSFFNLGAWGAIYAYTPELYPTAIRGTGTGWAGAMARIGGGLAPIVAGKIMEVSGVALAVLVIAIVSIIGAIDVLALGEETMGKELA, encoded by the coding sequence ATGGAGGCCATCGAAAACTCCCGGTTGAATAAGTTCCACTACACGCTTTTGGTCATCCTCGGAACGGTGTGGGCGTTTATAGCGGTGAATACCATCTCGGCCGGATTCGTCATAGCGCTCCTCAAGAACGACCCGGCCTTCCAGGGGAGCCTTACAAAGCTCGGCTCCCTCGGTTCGGCGGCCCTCTTTGGTATGCTCTTCGGCGCGTGGCTCTTCGGCTACCTCGCGGACAGGATTGGAAGGAAGAAGACGCTCACCCTCGCAGTTGCCACCTTCTCCCTTGCCTCGACAGTCAGCTCCTTCGCCGGAAACCTCGACGCCCTCATAATCCTGCGCTTCATCGTCGGCCTTGGACTGGGCGGCTCCCTGCCGGTCGCAAGCTCCTACTTCGCCGAGTTCATGCCAAAATCCGTGAGAGGCGCGATGATTTCAGTCCTTGAGAGCTTCTGGGCGATAGGCACGGTAATCATAGGCGTAGTTGCGATTCTCGTAAAGGCCGACTGGAGGGGCATACTGCTCTTCGGCGGCGCGGTGATACTTATTTTGCCGCTTCTTCTAACCCTGCCTGAATCGCCTCGCTACCTGCTCATCAGGGGGCGCGTTAAGGAAGCCGAGGAGACCATCAGAAAAGCCCTCGGGGTGAGCGTTAAGCTTGAGGCCCCGAAAGGGGAAAGGAAAGCCTCGGTCGGAGACCTCTGGAGGCGCTATGGTAAAACGACTCTCATGCTCACGATAGCCTGGTTCAGCATAGCCTTCGCCTACTACGGCTTCTTCATATGGCTTCCTAGGTTTCTCTCGGCAACGCTGGGAATCACCGTCTTCAGGAGCTTTCAGTACTTCATAATCACCGCCATAGCCCAACTGCCCGGCTACTGGAGCGCCGCTTACCTGCTTGAGAGGATTGGGAGGAAGAAGACCCTCTCCTACTACCTCCTGCTTTCTGGAATAGCTGGAGTGGGCTTCTACTTCGCGGCCAACTCAGGAAACGAAACTGCAATAGTCGCGAGCGCGGTAGCCTTCAGCTTTTTCAACCTCGGTGCCTGGGGGGCGATATACGCCTACACGCCGGAGCTTTATCCGACTGCCATCAGGGGCACTGGGACAGGATGGGCTGGAGCGATGGCAAGGATAGGCGGGGGACTGGCCCCCATAGTTGCAGGAAAAATCATGGAAGTCAGCGGTGTCGCCCTGGCGGTTCTAGTCATAGCAATCGTGTCTATAATCGGCGCCATAGACGTCCTGGCACTAGGGGAGGAGACCATGGGAAAGGAACTCGCCTAA